The window TGAGCCGGCCCAGAAGCGGCCGGATGCGGAAGGCATAGCGCAGCCCCGGTCGCAGCACCGCCTCCCGGTATTGCCGGTGGCGGCCGGGCAGCTCACTGCGGGCGTCCCGCTCGTCGATGTGCACCGGCCGGCCCCAGGGCAAAGGGCAGCTGTCGCAGGCCTGGTCCGGGGAAAAGACCGCCCGGTTGATCTCGTAGCCCGAGACCACAGGCCGAAGATCCTTGCCGCGGCCCGGCGGGGCGCTCCAGGTCAGCGTCACCCCGCCCTCGTCCAGGTGGAAGGCGAGGTCCGTCACCGCTGGCGGGATGATCTCAGCCGCCGGCAGAGGCGGCGTCTTCTTGCCGCAGCCACAGACCGCGAGCAGGCAGGCGGCAACGAGCAGGCGGCGCATCAGGTCAGGCCCAAGGCCTTTTCCGCCGCCCGCAGGGCCTCTTCCACCTGGGCCGGGGCCGTGCCGCCGAGGGTGGTCTTGGTGGCCACCGAGCCGTTCAGGGACAAGACATCGTAGACATCCGCCGCGATCTCCGGGGCGAAGGTCTGCAAGGTCCCCAGGGGCAGCTCGGCCAGCTCCTTGCCCTGGGCGAGGCAATGCGCCACTGCCCGGCCCACCACGCCGTGGGCACGGCGGAAGGGCATTCCCTTCCTCACCAGGTAGTCGGCGAGGTCGGTGGCGGTGCTGTGGCCGCTGGCCGCGGCGGCGGCCAGGCGCGGGCCATGAAAATCCACATGCGCCAACAGCTCGCTCAGCACGGTCAGGGAAGCCGCCACCGTATCATGGCTGTCGAAGACCGGCTCCTTGTCCTCCTGGAGGTCCCGGTTGTAAGTCAAGGGCAGCCCCTTCAATATGGTGAAGAGGGCCACGAGATGCCCCACCACCCGGCCGGTCTTGCCACGCACCAGCTCGGCGACGTCCGGGTTCTTCTTCTGCGGCATGATGCTGGAGCCGGTACAGTAGGCATCGGCGATGGTGATGAAGCCGAACTCCTGGCTGCTCCAGAGCACCAGCTCTTCCGCCAGCCGGCTGAGATGGGTCTGAATGAGAGCGGCGGCGGCCACGAGCTCCACCGCAAAATCCCGGTCAGCCACCGCATCCATGCTGTTGGCGGCCACCGCGGCAAAGCCCAGCTCGGCCGCCACGGCCCGCCGATCCAGAGGCAGACCGCTGCCGGCGCAGGCGGCAGCACCCAGCGGGGAGACATCGAGCCGCCGCCGGCAGTCGCCAAGCCGGCCCCGGTCCCGGGCCAGCATCTCGTGGTAGGCCAGGAGATGGTGGGCCAAAAGCACCGGCTGCGCCCGCTGCAGGTGGGTGTAGCCGGGCATGATCAGATCCTGATGGCGGCGGGCCAGGCGGACCAGGGCCCGCTGCAGGCCGGTCACGAGCTCGTCCAGCTGGTCGCACGCCTCCCGCAGATACAGGCGCAGATCAAGGGCCACCTGATCGTTGCGGCTGCGGCCGGTGTGCAGCTTCTCGCCGGCCGGACCGATCCGCTCGGTCAGGGCCTGCTCGATGTGCATGTGGATGTCTTCCCGTTCCGTGCAAAAGGGGAAGGTGCCGGCTGCGATCTCGGCGGCAATGGCGTCGAGGCCGGTCAGAATGGCAGCCAACTCGTCGCCGGTCAGGAGGCCTTGGGCGGCCAGCATGCGGGCATGGGCCTTGCTGCCCAGAATGTCGTGGCGGAAGAGGCGGGCGTCCACGTCGATGGAGGCCGTAAACCGCTCCACCGTCTTGGCAGTGGCCTCGGCAAAGCGGCCGCCCCAGGGCTTGGCGATCCCGACCTGGTCGCCAGGCCTTCGGCTTGGCTCGCTCATGGCGTCTGCCCCGGGGAGCTGGTCCGGCGCTGCCGGTCAGCCTCGATGCGCAGCCGCAAGGCTTGCAGGCGGATGAAGCCGCCGGCGTCCTTCTGGCTGTACACCTGGTCGGCCTCGAAGGTGGCGAAGGCTTCGTGGTACAGGGAGAGGGGGGACTTGCGGCCCACCGGCTGGCAGACCCCCTTGTGGAGACGCAGCCGGACGGTGCCGGAGACCGTCTTCTGGGCCTCGTCCATGGCGGTCTGCAGGAAGCGGCGCTCCGGGGAGAACCAGAAGCCGTTGTACACCAGCTCCGCATAGCGGGGCACCAGGCTGTCCCGGATCCGCATCACCTCCCGGTCCAGGGTGATGGTCTCCAGATCCCGGTGGGCGATGCGCAGGATGGTGCCGCCCGGGGTCTCGTACACCCCCCGGGACTTCATGCCCACGAACCGGTTCTCCACCATGTCCAGCCGGCCGATGCCGTGCTCGCCGCCCAGCCGGTTGAGCCGGGTCAGCAGGGCCACCGGCGCCAGCCGTTCGCCGTCCACCGCCACCGGGTCGCCGGCCTCGAACCCGATCTCGATCACCGCTGGCTGGTCCGGCGCCGCGGCGAGGGAGCGGGTCAGGCGGAACATCTCCGGATCCGGCTCCCGCCAGGGATCCTCCAGGATGCCGCCCTCGTAGCTGATGTGGAGCAGGTTCTCGTCCGAGCTGTAAGGCTTGGCGGCGGTCACTGGCACCGGGATGCCATGCTCCTGGGCATAGGCCATGAGCTTGGTGCGGGAATTGAGATCCCACTCCCGCCAGGGGGCGATGATGGCCAGCTCCGGCGCCAGGGCCATATAGGCCAGCTCGAAGCGCACCTGATCGTTGCCCTTGCCGGTGGCGCCGTGGCTGACGGCGTCGGCCCCTTCGGCCAGGGCCACCCGTACCTGCTCCTGGGCGATCACCGGCCGGGCCAGGGAGGTACCCAGGAGATAGGAGCCTTCGTAGATGGCGTTGGCCCGGAAGGCCGGGAAGATCACCTCCCGGACAAAGGCCTCCCTCAGGTCGGAGATCACCACCTTCTCGGCACCGGTGGCCAAGCCTTTGGCCCGGATGGCCTCCCAGTCCTCCTCCTGGCCGACGTCGGCCACGAAGGCCACCACCGGGCAGCGGTACGTTTCCTGGAGCCACTTGAGGATGACGGAGGTGTCAAGTCCCCCGGAATAGGCGAGAACGATTTTTCGCGGCATGGCAAACCCTGCTGCAGAGCGTGGTTGTCACCAGATTATCATGAAGGGCCTCCGCGGCCCCGCGTCTTACTGCCGACCGAGAAGGGCCAGGAGAACGGCCTTGTGCAGGTGCAGCTTGTTCTCGGCCTGGTCGAAGGCGACGCAGGCGGGGGATTCCAGGACCTCGTCGGTGATCTCCTCCCCGCGGTGGGCCGGCAGGCAGTGGAGCACGATGGCGTCCGGCTTGGCGGCTGCCAGAAGGGCGCTGTTGACCTGATAGGGCTGAAAGCGCTTGGCCCGTTCCGCCTGCTCGCTTTCCTGCCCCATGCTGGCCCAGACATCGGTGTTGACCACGTCGGCTGCCGCCACCGCCTGCCTGGGGTCCCGCCGCACGGTGATCGGCCGGCGGGCCTCCGCCTGCGCGGCAGCCAGGACCTGGGGGCTCGGGTCATAGCCCTCGGGACAGGCCAGTGTCAAGGCGAAGCCCAAGCGGGCCGCGGCTTGTATCCAGGAGTTGGCCATGTTGTTGCCATCCCCCACCCAGGCCACAGCGAGATCCTCCATCGACCCCTTGCGCTCCCGCACGGTCATGATGTCCGAGAGCACCTGGCAGGGATGGTGCAGATCGGTCAGCGCGTTCACCACCGGCACGCTGGCGTAGCGGGCCAGCTCCTCCACCACCTCCTGTCCGAAGGTGCGCACCACCAGGCCCTCCACATAGCGGCTCATGACCCGGGCCATGTCCTTCAAGGGCTCCTGGCGGGAGAGCTGGGTGTCCCGGCTCGGCATGAACAGGACCTGCCCGCCCAGGCCGTACATGGCAGCCTCGAACGAGACCCGGGTGCGGGTGGAGGGCTTGTCGAAGAGCAGAGCGATGGTCTTGCCGACCAGGGCGGTGTGGCGGACGCCGGCCCGGCGTTCCGTCTTGAGGCGGTGGCCCAGATCCAGGAAGGCCTGAAGCTCCGCGGCGGTAAAATCCCAGAGGGTGAGGAAATGGCTGTTCATGGCTTGCACCTCGGGTGTCGAGGCCTGTTCATCGGGAGCACCTGCCCCCAGGCCGCCGGCCCGGGTGCCGGCGCCCGTGCAGGGAAAAATGCATTCAAACCACAAAGCAAGGCTTTTGCAAAGAACTATTTGCTACCGGGCGGCGGGGGCGACGACCTGCTCGCAGAAGGAAAGTCGAAGGAGGATGGGCCTTACGGGATGATCTCGGTGCCGATCCCCTGGTCAGTGAACATCTCCAGGAGAATGGCATGCTCCAGACGGCCATCGATGATGTGGGCCTTGGCGACACCGCCGGCCAGGGCGTCCAGACAACAGCGCACCTTGGGGATCATGCCGCCGGAGATCGTCTCCCCGGCCAGAAGGGTCATGGCCTGGCTGGCGGTAAGGGAGCGCACCAGCTGCTTCTCCCCGTCCAGGACCCCCTCCACGTCGGTCAGCAGGATGAGCTTGGCGGCCTTCAGATGGGCAGCCACCGCCCCGGCCACCAGATCGGCGTTGATGTTATAGGGCTGGCCGTCTTCACCCACCCCGACCGGCGCAATGACCGGGATGAAATCCCGAGCCTTCAGGGTGTGGAGAATGGCAGGATTGACGCCGGTCACCTCCCCGACCCGGCCCAGGTCAATGAGCTCTGGCGGGGCGTCGCCACCCGGCTTCAGCATCTTCAACATCTTCTTGGCCTGGACCAGATCGCCGTCCCGGCCGGACAGGCCCACAGCCTTGCCGCCATGCTGGTTGATCAGGCCGACGATCTCCTTGTTGACCTTGCCCACCAGCACCATCTCCACCACATCCATGGTCTCGCCGTCGGTGACCCGCATGCCATGGACATAGCTGGACTCGACGTTCATCTTCCGGAGAAACTGGTTGATCTGCGGCCCGCCGCCATGGACGACGATGGGGTCGAGGCCGACGGTCTTCATCAGGATGACGTCCAGAGCAAAGTTGTGCTTGAGGCCCTCGTCGACCATGGCGTGGCCACCATATTTGATGACGATGGTCTGGCTTCCGAACCGCCGGATGTAGGGTAAGGCTTCGATCAGGGTCTTGGCTTTTTCGATGAGGCGTTCCATACGCTCCTCCGCGGTCCTCGGGCGTCGTGGCGCTGAAAAAGCAGCACCTTAACCGCCCGTGTCCGGACCTGTAAAGGGCTTTGTCGTCCGCCCGCGGAGGCGGTCTGCCACCCCTCCACTGCAGGCTTTACATTGCCGGGGATGGGCAGTAAGATGGGCTCAAGTTGGCGTCAGCGGCCAGGCCGCGGGCGATGGCCGGCGGCGGACTGCCGGCGGTGTGCATGCCGGAAGGGGTGCGTATCATCGAGCTGCAGCAGGTCCATCCGCAATCGGGACTGGCAGGGTGCCGTGGGCAACATCGACTGCCGCTCCCGGTGCCCTCGTTTGTCCCTTGCTCGTTCTCCTGCGGTGCCATTCTCGGGAAGAGCCTCCTGCTGCCGGTCTGGTGGGGCCTGGGCGCCTGGCGGCTGCCGTGTCCGGCATGGCCGTGGTTGGTGCTCCTGGCTGTGGGGATCGCTCTGCGCCCGGGGGGGGCTGCTGCCCAGTCGGCTCCGGCGGCGGCTGCCCCCATCCACATCGAGGCGGATCGCCTGGAATCGGATGCCAAGGAGGAAGTGCTCCATTTTTTGGGTCATGTGGAGGCTACCCAGGGGGACATGGTCATCCGCGCCGAGCGGATGACGGTTACCTATGTCCGGCGCCGGCCAGCTGCCCAGAGCGCCCCGGATAGCGGCCTCGGGCCGGGGGCCGGTGATATCGACCGGATCCGCGCCGAGGGCGGGGTTCGGATCACCCGGAAGAACTGGGTGGCCACGGGCGACAATCTGGAATACGTGGCGGCCAGCCGGCAGGTGATCCTGACCGGCGCCGCCCAGGTCTGGCAGGCGGACAACAGCGTCAGCGGCGAGCGCATCGTCCTCTACCTGGACGAGGGCCGGAGTGTGGTGGAAAAGGGCGGCAGCGGCCGGGTGAAGGCCCTCATTTATCCCGAGCGGCCGGCGGACGAGGCCCGGCCATGAGCCCCTGGCGTCGCCCGGTTTCCGGGCCAGAGGCCGGGCCCCCTCCGGAGATGGGCGGCCATGGCTGAGCTTTCGGCCCGGGCCCTGGTCAAGCACTACGGTGCCCGGCCGGTGGTGCACGGGGTCGATCTGGACGTGGCCGCGGCCACGGTGGTAGGGCTTCTTGGCCCCAACGGTGCCGGCAAGACCACAACCTTTTATATGGTTTCCGGCTTCGTGCGGCCGGACGCCGGACAGGTCCTCCTGGATGGCGTCGAGATCACGTGGCTGCCGATCCATGACCGGGCGCGGCTGGGCGTCAGCTATCTGGCGCAGGAGCCTTCCGTCTTCCGGCGCCTGTCGGTGGTCGAGAACCTCCGGCTGGTCCTGGAGCCCCTGGGGCTGCCCCGGGCCGAGATCCGTAGCCGGATCGAGGCCCTGCTCGATGACCTGCGTATGGGCCATTTGGCAGATCACCGGGCGGACACCCTGTCCGGCGGCGAGCGGCGGCGGGTGGAGATCATGCGCGCCCTGGCCATTGGCCCCCGTTTCGTGCTGCTGGACGAGCCCTTTGCCGGTATCGATCCCCTGTCGGTGGCTGACCTGCAGGGGATTATCCGCGGTCTCAAGGAGCGGGGCTTGGGGGTCCTCATCTCGGACCACAATGTCCGGGAGACCTTGTCCATCTGTGATCATGCTTACATCATCAGCGAGGGCCACATCCTGACCGCCGGCGATCCCGCGGCCATTGTGGCCAGTGACATCGCCCGGCAGCACTACCTGGGCGAAGGCTTTCGCCTCTAGCCGTCTCTTGCGATCTGGATCTCGACCATGGCCCTGGAACTGAGGCAGCAGCTCAAACTGGCCCAGCAGCTGGTGATGACCCCCCAGCTCCAGCAGGCCATCAAGCTTCTGCAGCTCAACCGGCTGGAGCTGGTGGAGATGATCCAGCAGGAGCTGGAGCAAAACCCCCTTCTGGAAGAAGGCACCGCCGAGCCGGAGGGGGAGGCCGAGGCCTCCCAGAGTACGCCCCCCGAAGAGGGAGAGCCGGCAGCCGTCCTGGCTGAGGTCACCCCGGAGCTGTCGTTCGAGCGGCCGGAGTCCCTGGCCGCCATCGACTGGAACGACTACGCCAACGAGTACAGTCCCGACCCGGCGGCCCCGGCCTTCGAGGACCCGATGGCCGGCCTGCCCCTCGACTGGTCCGAGGGGCCTGATTCCGGGAGCAGCCTGTCCTCGGCCTACGAGGATCGTCCCACCCTGTCCCGCCTGGACGTTCTCGCCCAGAAGCCCGACCTTCAGTCCCATCTGCGCTGGCAATTGTGCCTGTCCGATCTGGATGAGGAGGAGGTGGAGGTGGGCACCTTCGTCATTGGCAACCTCAACCGGGATGGCTTCCTGGAGGTGACCCCGGAGGAGATTGTGCGCGCCACCGGCTGTTCCTCCGCCATGGCCGAGCGGCTGATCCGGCGGGTGCAGGAGATGGATCCCCCGGGTATTGGGGCGCGGGACGTGCAGGAGTGCCTGCTCCTGCAGCTGGAGCACCTGGGGGCTGGCAGCTCCCTTGCCGCGACCATCGTCCGCGACTTCTTGCAGCTCCTGGAAACGAAGCGCTATGCCCAGATCGCCAAGGCCACCGGAGCCACCGAGGATGATGTCATCCAGGCGGTACGGGTGATCACCGGCCTCGATCCCCACCCCGGCCGGGTATACTCCGATGAGCATTCCCAGTACATCATCCCCGATGTTTACGTCTACAAGGTCGGGGACGAGTTTGTCATTCTCCTCAATGACGATGGCCTGCCTCGGCTGCGGGTCAGCTCCCTGTACAAGGATGTGCTGCGCAACCGCCAGGAGGCCTCCCCCACCGCCCGCACCTACATCCAGGACAAGGTCAAGGCGGCGGTCTGGCTGATCCGCAGCATCCAGCAGCGGCAGCGGACCATCTACCGGGTGGTGGAGAGCATCATCAAGTTCCAGCGGGATTTTTTCGACTGGGGGGTGGCCTACCTGCGGCCGCTGATCCTCCGGGACGTGGCCGAGGATATCGGCATGCACGAGTCCACGGTCAGCCGGGTCACCACCAACAAGTATGTGCACACCCCGCAGGGCATCTTCGAGCTCAAGTACTTCTTCAATACCGCCATCCAGCGGCGGGACGGCGGTGAGGCCCTGGCGGCGGAGAGCGTCCGGGAGCGGGTGCGGCAGATCATCGCCACCGAAAGCGCACCCTTGTCGGACAGCGCCATTGCCAAGATCCTCCACAAGGAGGGTGTGGAGATCGCCCGGCGCACCGTGGCCAAGTACCGGGAGCAGCTGGGCATTCTGCCGAGTCACCTGCGCAAGCGGCCATCGTAGCGACCGCACCGCGCAGCTCGGCAAGCCCCTTCGTCACAAGGCCCGCCGATATCGCCGCCGCCCAACACCCGTGAGACAGGAGGTCGTGCCCATGCAGATCGCCGTCACCTTCCGTCGTCTGGAATCCAGTGATGCCGTGCGCGCCTATGCCGAGAACCGGCTGCAGAAGCTGAAGCGCTGTCTGGACGAGCCCATCGAGGTCTCGTTGGTGCTGTCCGCCGAGAAGTTCCGGCAGCGGGCGGAAGCGGTGATCGCGGCCCAGGGGGTGAAGATCAAGGCCGTAGAAGAGAAGGATGACATGTATGCCGCCATCGATCTCTTGCTGGACAACGTCCAGGAGCAGATCCGGCGGCAGCAGGAGCGGCGCAAGAAGAAGAACGGCGCCGCAGTCCGGGCCCAGAAGGTGCTCATGGAGGTGTTCTCCGCCGATGGCGCCGACGAGACGCCCGAGAGCGGTCTGCGGATCGTGAAGACGGAGCTGCTTCTGGCCAAGCCCATGGACCTCGAGGAGGCGGTGGCCCAGATGCGGATCTCCGCGGACGAGTTCCTGGTCTTCACCAGTGCCGAGACGGGCACGGTGAGCGTGCTCTATCGCCTCAAGGGCGGCAACCTGGGCCTGTTGGCCACCGAGTAGACCGGAGCGGCCGGGGTTCGACTGGCCAGGGAAGGGGGGCGGGGATGCCTTTGTCAGGGCTGCTTGCGGAAGGCCGGATCGTGCTCGCCCTCCAGGGGCAGACCAAGGAGGCGGTGCTGGCCGAGCTGGCCGCGGTGGCCGCCGGCCAGCTGGCGGGCCGGACGGCCGCCGAGATCCTGCAGGTCCTGGAGGAGCGGGAGCAGCTGGGGACCACCGGCATCGGCAGCGGCATCGCCATCCCCCACGGCAAGCTCAAAGGCCTGGGACAGCTCCTGGCCATTTTCGGTCGTTCCCAGACCGGGGTGCCGTTCCAAGCCCAGGACGGCCAGCCGGTGCACTTCTTCCTCCTGTTGCTGGCTCCCCAGGAATCGGCGGAACCGTACCTGAGGGTTCTGGGGTCGGTCACCCGTTTCCTCCGCCAGGCAGCCATTCGCACCCGCCTCATGCGGGCCAAGACCGCGGAAGAGGTCCTGGCCGTTTTCACCGAGGCCGAGGCTGGCCGCCCGGCACCATGAGCGTGCCTGCCCCCGCTCCCCTGCCCCCGCCGGCTGACCAGCTGCAGGCGGTCATCATCACCGGCCTGTCCGGGTCGGGCAAGAGCACCGCCCTCAAGGCCTTCGAGGACTGCGGCTACTACTGCGTCGACAACCTGCCCCTGGTGCTCCTGCCGGACTTCCTGGCGGTGATGGCTGCCGCCCAGCCGCCCTTCCGGCGGGTGGCTCTGGTGATGGACGCCCGGGAGCGGGTCTTCCTGGGCGAATACAAGGCGGTATTCGCCGCCGTGGCCCAGGGGCGGCACCGGCTGGAGATCCTGTTTCTGGAGGCCACGGACGAGGTCCTGGTCTTACGCTTCAGTCAAACCCGCCGCCGCCACCCGCTGGCCGCCGAGGAAGGCGGAGTGCCGGAGGCCATCGCCCGGGAGCGAGCCCGGTTTGCCGGACTGCGGGCCGAGGCCACCCGGATCCTCGACACCTCCCGCCAAAACGTCCATCAGCTGCGGGAAGCGATCTTCCGGCTCTACGCCGGTCGCTCCCCGGGTGAGGCCCTGCGGGTCAGCCTCCTGTCCTTCGGCTTCAAGCACGGACTGCCCCCGGACGCCGACCTGGTGCTCGATGTCCGCTTCCTGCCCAACCCGCATTTTGTGCCTCTCCTTCGGCCCCGCACCGGACAAGATCCGGAAGTGGCGGCCTACGTCCTCGATCATGACGAGGCGGACCGCTTTCTCCATCACCTGGTCGATCTGCTGCTCTTCCTTCTGCCGCTCTATCGCCGGGAGGGCAAGGCCTACCTGACCGTGGCCATAGGCTGCACCGGCGGCAAGCACCGGTCCGTGGCCGTGGCCGAGGCCCTGGCCTGCCGGCTCGCCGCCGCCGGCGAGCCGGCCCGGGTCGGGCATCGGGACATGGGGCGGGAGTGAGGCTAGCCCAACAACCTCCGTATCCGGTCCTGGATCGGCGGGTGGGTGGAGAACAGGCGCATCAAGGCGTCGGCCTTCAAGGGGTTGACGATGAACATCTGGGCCTGGGCGGGCTGTATTGCCATGGGCAGGCGCCGGTTCCATTGCTCGAGTCGGCCGAGGGCCGAGGCCAGGCCTTCCGGCGAGCCGGCGATCTCGGCGCCGGTGCGGTCGGCGGCGTACTCCCGGCTCCGGGAGATGGTCAGCTGGATGATGGTGGCGGCGAGTGGTGCCACGATCATCGCCACCAGGAGACCAAGGCCGCCGGCGCCCCCTTCCTCGTCGTCGCTGGAGCGGCCGCCGCCGAAGATGAGCGCCCATTGGGCCATGGAGGCCAGATAGCCGATGGCACCGGCCATGACCGCGGCGATGGAGCTGAGGAGGATGTCCCGGTTCTTGACGTGGGCGAGCTCATGGGCCAGCACCCCCTCCAGCTCCTGGTCGGAGAGCAGCTCCAGCAGGCCCTGGGTGACGGCCACCGCCGCATGCTCCGGGTTGCGGCCGGTGGCAAAGGCGTTGGGGGTCTGGCCAGGGATGAGATAGAGCCGGGGCCGGGGCAGGCCGGCCCGGCGGCACAGGCGGTCCACAGCAGCAGTCAAGCGCGGGGCCGAGGTGGGATCCAGGGGCCGGGCGCCGGACATGGCCAGGGCCAGCCGGTCGCTGAACCAGTAGGAGCCGAAGTTGAGCACCAGGGCCATGACGAGGGCAAAGGTCATGCCACCCTGACCGCCGATCATCCGGCCGACGATCAGGAACAGGGCGGTGAGGGCGGCCATGAGCAGGGCGGTCTTCAGGTGGTTCATGGTCGGATTCTCCTTGTCAGTTGGGGTGGTTGTTGCTTGCGGGCGCGCCTACCGGACCAAGAACCCTTCAGGGTGGCGGCATGCCGGCAGCGGATGCAGGTCCCGCCAGATCCGCGACCGCCGGGGCGGCGGACTTCGGCCCGGCCAGAGGGAAACAGGTCGGCTCCCGGGTGCCGAGCCCTTGCACCACCCAGACAGCACTGTTGTCGCAGCGAATGGCTCGGAAGTCGTCCAGAGGCAGGCCCTGGTAGTGGAGGATCAGGCAGCGCAGGACGATGAGGTGGCTGACCACCAGCGCTGCCTGGCCGGGGTAGCGGTCCGCCAGGGCCTCGGCTGCCTGTACCGCCCGGGCCTGGACCGCGGCCAGAGTTTCGCAGCCCGGGGCCTGAAACCGGTGGGGGGTCGCCTTCCAGACCGGATACTGGTCGCCGAATCGGCGCCGAATCTCGTCTTTGGCCAGGCTATCCCAGTGGGGGATGGCCATCTCGTTGAAGCCGGCCTCGGTGTGGACGGGCAGGCCGAGGGCCTGGCCCAGGATGGTGGCCGACTCCCGGGTGCGGGGTAGCGGCCCGGAGTGGATGGCCGCCAGGCCCAAGCCCTGCAGGCGATCGCCCAGGCTGCGCATCTGCCGGATGCCGTCCGGGTGCAACGGCTCGCCGGAACGGCCGGCGAACCGGTCCTCCTGGTTGGCCGCGGTGACGCCGTGGCGCACAAGGAAGAGGGTAGTCCTCATGGACGAGGAATATAAACCCGGCTCGAAGGCCGGCGCAACCGGGACCGGGAGGCTTTGGTCACCGGGAAACCACTTGCCGCCCTATATCGCCTGCGATACATTGACCCACCTGATGAGAGAGCCAGTCGGCGGCGGTAGGCTTACCGGGGGCCGGTCTGGGACGCGACGAGGACCAGCATGGTCAATGCCAGGGAGCTGCTGGACAGACTGCGGGTGTTGAAGCCTGGCCTCATGGCCACCTTCAAGGTGAAAGAGATCGGTCTGTTCGGCTCCTGGGTGCGCGGCGAGCAAAGAGAAGCGAGTGACGTCGACCTCCTGGTGATCCTGGACGATGACGCGGATCTTCTGGACCTCATGGGATTGACCCTGCGTTTGGAAGAAGAGCTCCAGTGCAAGGTGGATGTGGTCACCAGACGGTCCTTGCGGCCGGAGCTGCAAGAGTCAGTCCTGCAAGAGGTCGTCGCTGTTTGAGAGATCATGCCCTTTACCTTCGGGATATCCTGGCCGCCCTGGACAGCATCGAGGCCTTCGTGCTTGGGATGGACGTTGAGTCCTTTGCCGCTGATGACAAGACGGTCAGTGCCGTGATCAGAAAGCTGGAGATCATCGGTGAGGCCGCCAAGCATATCCCGGAGGCTGTACGTGGGGAGACAAGCATTCCTTGGAAGGAAATGGCAGGGATGCGGGACAAGCTTATCCATTTCTACTTCGGGGTGGACCATCATCTGGTCTGGAAGACGGTCCGAGAACGTCTGCCTGGTGTCCGTTCGGAGATTCGGAAGCTGTTGGAGCAGTCCGAGGCTTGAGGCACGGGGCATGACTCAACGGACGTGATCGAGGAAGAGTGCAATCATGGCTAAACCGATGACAACGATCTTGCTGGCGTTTTTCCTGGTCTTGCAGGCTGGTATCACCCAGGCGGCAGACGGGGGCGGGCCACCGGCAGCCCGGGTGGCGATTCTGCCCTTTGCAATGAACGCGCCGGCGGAGCTGGGCTACCTGCGGGACGGGGTGCGGGACATGCTGGCCAGCCGCCTGGCGGCAGGCGATGGCGTCCGGCTGGTGGAGCGAGCCCGGGTGGAGGCCGCCATGGCCGGCCGGCCGCAGCCGGCCAGCGATGGCGACTTCCGTGATCTGGCAGCCAGCCTGGGGGCCGATTACGTGGCCGCAGGCAGCCTCACCGCCCTGGGCGGCGGGGTGAGCGTCGATGCCCGGGTCTACCCCGCGGCCGCAGA is drawn from Thermodesulfobacteriota bacterium and contains these coding sequences:
- a CDS encoding DUF86 domain-containing protein, translated to MQGGCGHQTVLAAGAARVSPARGRRCLRDHALYLRDILAALDSIEAFVLGMDVESFAADDKTVSAVIRKLEIIGEAAKHIPEAVRGETSIPWKEMAGMRDKLIHFYFGVDHHLVWKTVRERLPGVRSEIRKLLEQSEA
- a CDS encoding nucleotidyltransferase domain-containing protein — protein: MVNARELLDRLRVLKPGLMATFKVKEIGLFGSWVRGEQREASDVDLLVILDDDADLLDLMGLTLRLEEELQCKVDVVTRRSLRPELQESVLQEVVAV
- a CDS encoding PTS sugar transporter subunit IIA yields the protein MPLSGLLAEGRIVLALQGQTKEAVLAELAAVAAGQLAGRTAAEILQVLEEREQLGTTGIGSGIAIPHGKLKGLGQLLAIFGRSQTGVPFQAQDGQPVHFFLLLLAPQESAEPYLRVLGSVTRFLRQAAIRTRLMRAKTAEEVLAVFTEAEAGRPAP
- a CDS encoding histidine phosphatase family protein, giving the protein MRTTLFLVRHGVTAANQEDRFAGRSGEPLHPDGIRQMRSLGDRLQGLGLAAIHSGPLPRTRESATILGQALGLPVHTEAGFNEMAIPHWDSLAKDEIRRRFGDQYPVWKATPHRFQAPGCETLAAVQARAVQAAEALADRYPGQAALVVSHLIVLRCLILHYQGLPLDDFRAIRCDNSAVWVVQGLGTREPTCFPLAGPKSAAPAVADLAGPASAAGMPPP
- the raiA gene encoding ribosome-associated translation inhibitor RaiA, encoding MQIAVTFRRLESSDAVRAYAENRLQKLKRCLDEPIEVSLVLSAEKFRQRAEAVIAAQGVKIKAVEEKDDMYAAIDLLLDNVQEQIRRQQERRKKKNGAAVRAQKVLMEVFSADGADETPESGLRIVKTELLLAKPMDLEEAVAQMRISADEFLVFTSAETGTVSVLYRLKGGNLGLLATE
- a CDS encoding zinc metalloprotease HtpX, giving the protein MNHLKTALLMAALTALFLIVGRMIGGQGGMTFALVMALVLNFGSYWFSDRLALAMSGARPLDPTSAPRLTAAVDRLCRRAGLPRPRLYLIPGQTPNAFATGRNPEHAAVAVTQGLLELLSDQELEGVLAHELAHVKNRDILLSSIAAVMAGAIGYLASMAQWALIFGGGRSSDDEEGGAGGLGLLVAMIVAPLAATIIQLTISRSREYAADRTGAEIAGSPEGLASALGRLEQWNRRLPMAIQPAQAQMFIVNPLKADALMRLFSTHPPIQDRIRRLLG
- the rapZ gene encoding RNase adapter RapZ, producing MSVPAPAPLPPPADQLQAVIITGLSGSGKSTALKAFEDCGYYCVDNLPLVLLPDFLAVMAAAQPPFRRVALVMDARERVFLGEYKAVFAAVAQGRHRLEILFLEATDEVLVLRFSQTRRRHPLAAEEGGVPEAIARERARFAGLRAEATRILDTSRQNVHQLREAIFRLYAGRSPGEALRVSLLSFGFKHGLPPDADLVLDVRFLPNPHFVPLLRPRTGQDPEVAAYVLDHDEADRFLHHLVDLLLFLLPLYRREGKAYLTVAIGCTGGKHRSVAVAEALACRLAAAGEPARVGHRDMGRE